The Spiroplasma apis B31 genomic sequence TAGAAATAAAACTTAATGAAAACTTTTTTACAGGACAAATTTTAGTAATTAAATTACTAAAATGTTAAGCCGTTTGTTACTTGCTAAAACATTAATTATATTCTTTCTTTAATAAATAAAAAAACTATCTTAGATATATTCGTTTACAAAGTATCTCAGATAGTTTTTTCAATTTTATTAATCACTTTTTTTATCGGATGTTGGGTCTTCTTTTTTACTTTCAATTGGATCTTGCTCCATATTTGTAGGTTGTGGATTGTTTCATTGTGGATTATTTCATTGTGGATTGTTTCATTGTGTCCCGTTACCGAATTGTTGATTTCTAGTTCATTCAGAGCTATTATCTTTTCCAGGGTCTGTATTGATTGGCATATTCTTAGCGGCTGGTTCCAAATTATCATTGTTTTTCAAAACATACTTTCCTACTAATATAAATATTCCGGCTATAAGCGAAGTAAGAACTAAACAATAAATACCTCCCGCAATATTTGATTTTGCTGTTCCGTTTTTTATAGATAAACACATAAATATGGTTCCGATTTGTAAACCAATAATTATTATCAGAAATATATAGATTGCAACCATAAAGGGTTTAATATTAAACTTAAAGTAAATATTACTATTGATTGATAAAAGCAACAATGATAAAATTGATGAACCGATTGCAATTCCTGCAAAAACAAGACCTAGTATTGCTCCAGCTTTGCATAGTCCATCTAAACTAGCGATTACTGGTTTCTTTTTATTTTTCATTTCACTCACTCCTTGTGGTTATTATACAATATAATTTCCACTTATTTTATATCAAGATTATTCTCGACACTTGTGGGAATTTCTTCAAATTTACCAGTTCTAATAAACTGAAGTGTTTCCTCTGTATTAATAAGATGTTCACCAGCTCGTTCTAGATTTTTTAACTGTCTCACGATTGTTATAATTTTTCTTGCTTGACTTTTGTCTTTGGCATCTATTAATTTTTCTGCTAATATATTACTTAAATTTGAGAACTCGTTTGTTAAATCATGCTCTATCTTAATAACTTTTTGATGTTGGTCACTATCATAATTATCTATAAGTGTAGATATGATATTTAGCATCACATTTACTAAATCAAACATTTTAGAGATATAGTTTATTTCAATTGGTTCAGGTTTATATTTAATAGTGAATTTACAAATGTGTTTAGCGACATCTGCAATTCTCTCTATTTCTCTACTAATTAAAACCCCACCCACAGCTAGTCTCAAGTCACCAGCTACCATTTGTTGTTTTGCTATTTTTCAAAGTGCCATTTTTGTGAAGTTATTTTGTAAATCATTTATTTTAAGATCTCTTACTATGACTTCTTCAGCAAACTCCATATTCTGATGTTTCAAGGCTTCAAATGTCTTTGCGTACTGAGACTTTGTTTCCTCAACGAGGTTGATTAAGTCTTTTTTAATTGTATTGATATCATTGTCTAATATTTTATTATAAGACATCCTTTCTTCCTCCTAACCAAATCTTCCAGAGATATAATCTTCTGTTTTTTTATTTTTGGGATTGGTAAATATTTTTTTAGTTCTATCGTGTTCCACTAACTGACCTTGCAAGAAGAAAGCAGTGAAATCACTTACTCTTGTTGCTTGCGCCATTGAGTGGGTTACTATTACTATTGTATACTCATTTTTTAATTTTAATATTAACTCTTCAACCTTTAAAGTAGCTATTGGATCAAGAGCACTTGTAGGTTCATCCATTAAGAGTATTTTTGGCCTCATTGCTATTGCTCTAGCAATGCATAACCTTTGTTGTTGTCCACCACTTAATCCAAGTGCTGAGTCCTTTAGATAATCTTTAACATCTTCTCACAGTGCAGCTTTTTTTAAAGAATCTTCAACTAATTGATTTAATGCCTTTTTGTCATTAACACCTTGGTTTCTCGGACCAAAAGCAACATTATCATAAATAGACATTGGAAAAGGATTAGCTTTTTGAAAAACCATACCTACCTCGGTTCTTAATTTAACCACATCTGTTCCATATTTATAAATATTGTCACCATTAACAACAATTTCGCCCTTTATCGAAGTATTATCGACCAAGTCATTCATTCTATTTATTGATCTGAGTAAAGTTGATTTTCCACAACCAGAAGGACCAATAAGGGCTGTTACTGTATTTTCTTTAATACTCATATTAATATTATACAATGCTTGTTTGGTTCCTCCATTGTAAAAGAAATCCAAATTATTTATTTCTATAACATTTTCTCTATTTTTCATTGGCACTT encodes the following:
- the phoU gene encoding phosphate signaling complex protein PhoU; the protein is MSYNKILDNDINTIKKDLINLVEETKSQYAKTFEALKHQNMEFAEEVIVRDLKINDLQNNFTKMALWKIAKQQMVAGDLRLAVGGVLISREIERIADVAKHICKFTIKYKPEPIEINYISKMFDLVNVMLNIISTLIDNYDSDQHQKVIKIEHDLTNEFSNLSNILAEKLIDAKDKSQARKIITIVRQLKNLERAGEHLINTEETLQFIRTGKFEEIPTSVENNLDIK
- the pstB gene encoding phosphate ABC transporter ATP-binding protein PstB; this encodes MKNRENVIEINNLDFFYNGGTKQALYNINMSIKENTVTALIGPSGCGKSTLLRSINRMNDLVDNTSIKGEIVVNGDNIYKYGTDVVKLRTEVGMVFQKANPFPMSIYDNVAFGPRNQGVNDKKALNQLVEDSLKKAALWEDVKDYLKDSALGLSGGQQQRLCIARAIAMRPKILLMDEPTSALDPIATLKVEELILKLKNEYTIVIVTHSMAQATRVSDFTAFFLQGQLVEHDRTKKIFTNPKNKKTEDYISGRFG